A single genomic interval of Oceanithermus profundus DSM 14977 harbors:
- a CDS encoding ABC transporter substrate-binding protein, which yields MSKRWIKVFAVVALLAATLLGGAFAQKLVIESWRTDDLKLWKDVIIPAFNKHYPDIEVVFAPTAPAEYNAVLDSKLQAGTAGDLITCRPFGKSLELFNKGHLAPLNDLPGMENFTDFAKVAWTTDDGKTTYCVPMASVIHGFLYNKDLFDKYGFQPPKTYEEFMDLLARMKKKAPALAPLVMGTKDQWEAATMGWHNIAPNYYGGEAGRRAFLEGKEGFHTDGFLEAYKALAQWAPYLPRGYKAVSYSDAQQLFTQGRGFIYPAGSWDIGVFRQMNPKLNMGAFKAPPPAGATKSYISDHQDIALGLNPASKNPEAARKFLSWLTTREFAELYGNALPGFFPLHNYDITISDPVANEFLSWRQTSEGTFRMTYYKLSDQKPDAETDLWTASVNILNGKMQPEEAAVWMECRLASWYGPHKHFASELNCK from the coding sequence ATGTCGAAACGTTGGATCAAGGTATTCGCGGTCGTCGCATTGCTGGCGGCCACGCTCCTGGGGGGCGCCTTCGCGCAGAAACTGGTCATCGAGAGCTGGCGCACCGACGACCTGAAGCTCTGGAAAGACGTGATCATCCCCGCGTTCAACAAACACTATCCGGACATCGAGGTCGTCTTCGCGCCCACCGCGCCGGCCGAATACAACGCCGTGCTCGACAGCAAATTGCAGGCGGGCACCGCGGGCGACCTGATCACCTGCCGGCCCTTCGGCAAGTCGCTCGAGCTCTTCAACAAGGGCCACCTGGCGCCGCTGAACGACCTGCCGGGCATGGAGAACTTTACCGACTTCGCCAAGGTGGCCTGGACCACCGACGACGGCAAGACCACCTACTGCGTGCCCATGGCCTCGGTGATCCACGGCTTCCTCTACAACAAGGACCTCTTCGACAAGTACGGCTTCCAGCCGCCTAAGACCTACGAAGAGTTCATGGACCTGCTGGCCCGGATGAAGAAGAAGGCCCCGGCGCTGGCGCCGCTGGTGATGGGCACCAAGGACCAGTGGGAGGCCGCCACCATGGGCTGGCACAACATCGCGCCCAACTACTACGGGGGCGAGGCCGGCCGCCGCGCCTTCCTGGAGGGCAAGGAAGGCTTTCACACCGACGGCTTCCTCGAGGCTTACAAGGCGCTGGCCCAGTGGGCGCCCTACCTGCCGCGCGGCTACAAGGCCGTTAGCTACTCCGACGCCCAGCAACTCTTCACCCAGGGCCGCGGCTTCATCTACCCCGCGGGTTCTTGGGACATCGGCGTCTTCCGCCAGATGAACCCCAAGCTCAACATGGGCGCCTTCAAGGCCCCGCCGCCCGCGGGCGCGACCAAGAGCTACATCAGCGACCACCAGGACATCGCCCTGGGGCTCAACCCCGCGAGCAAGAACCCGGAGGCGGCCAGGAAGTTCCTCTCGTGGCTGACCACCCGCGAGTTCGCCGAGCTCTACGGCAACGCCCTGCCCGGCTTCTTCCCGCTCCACAACTACGACATCACGATCAGCGACCCCGTCGCCAACGAGTTCCTCTCCTGGCGTCAGACCAGCGAGGGCACCTTCCGCATGACCTACTACAAGCTCTCGGACCAGAAGCCCGACGCCGAGACCGACCTCTGGACCGCCTCGGTCAACATCCTGAACGGCAAGATGCAGCCGGAGGAAGCGGCGGTGTGGATGGAGTGCCGCCTGGCCTCCTGGTACGGGCCGCACAAGCACTTCGCCAGCGAGCTGAACTGCAAGTAG
- the uvrC gene encoding excinuclease ABC subunit UvrC: MKASDLPRLPSRPGVYLWKRDGRVIYVGKAKNLRARVNHYAHGEDKAGRIFAEADALEFIVTRDEVEALLLEANLIKAHRPEFNVLMKDDKHYPFLKLTNETFPTLVVTRRVEDDGARYWGPFPDAGAVRRIKRLVDRVFPLRKNSGVPMKKRRRPCLNHAMGRCLAPCVGRADPEAYARVVRRVEQLLDGRVDDLLEELAVRMEEAARAQHFELAAELRDQIRALERFFASGQQAYAVGLGDLDAVGLARSGAYAMVQLFQIRGGRMLGRTSRFVENAGEATDAEVLEAFLRDYYLVASPLPPLVLLPLATEGQEVFARALAERAGRKVELRVPKRGEKVRLVQFASENARAGLEVELARLEKRGDHPALASLQRALGLARRPWRIEGYDVSNLFGTAVVAAIAVFEGGRPKKSQYRRMRIRGLAGKPDDYKAMEEAVYRRFTGSLQTKMESPDLLLIDGGLGQVRAAQKALERAGVSLPLVGLAKREEVLVLPSGERVMRPLDDPGLRLLIHLRDETHRFGLAYNRQLRGKKTLKSVFDDIPGIGPARKKVLLERFSTLEELRATPPERLAELPGMNRRAAEAVLRHLNEAAARS, encoded by the coding sequence GTGAAGGCGAGCGACCTCCCCCGCCTGCCGTCCCGGCCCGGCGTCTACCTGTGGAAACGGGACGGGCGGGTGATCTACGTGGGCAAGGCCAAGAACCTGCGCGCGCGGGTGAACCACTACGCCCACGGCGAGGACAAGGCCGGGCGCATCTTCGCGGAAGCCGACGCGCTCGAGTTCATCGTCACCCGCGACGAGGTCGAGGCGCTCTTGCTCGAGGCCAACCTGATCAAGGCCCACCGGCCCGAGTTCAACGTCCTGATGAAGGACGACAAGCACTACCCCTTCCTCAAGCTGACGAACGAAACCTTCCCGACGCTCGTCGTCACCCGCCGGGTCGAGGACGACGGCGCCCGCTACTGGGGCCCCTTCCCCGACGCCGGGGCGGTGCGGCGGATCAAGCGGCTGGTGGACCGGGTCTTCCCGCTGCGCAAGAACTCGGGCGTGCCCATGAAGAAACGGCGGCGTCCCTGCCTGAACCACGCCATGGGCCGCTGCCTCGCCCCCTGCGTAGGCCGGGCCGACCCCGAGGCATACGCCCGGGTGGTGCGGCGGGTGGAGCAGCTGCTCGACGGCCGGGTGGACGACCTGCTGGAGGAGCTGGCGGTGCGCATGGAGGAGGCGGCGCGGGCGCAGCACTTCGAGCTGGCCGCCGAGCTGCGCGACCAGATCCGGGCGCTCGAGCGCTTCTTCGCCTCCGGCCAGCAGGCCTACGCCGTCGGGCTGGGCGATCTGGACGCGGTGGGGCTGGCCCGCAGCGGGGCCTACGCCATGGTCCAGCTCTTCCAGATCCGCGGCGGCCGCATGTTGGGGCGCACCAGCCGTTTCGTCGAAAACGCCGGCGAGGCCACGGACGCCGAGGTACTCGAGGCCTTCCTGCGCGACTACTACCTGGTGGCCTCGCCGCTGCCGCCGCTGGTGCTGCTGCCGCTGGCGACCGAGGGGCAGGAGGTCTTCGCCCGGGCGCTGGCGGAGCGCGCCGGGCGCAAGGTGGAATTGCGGGTCCCCAAACGCGGCGAGAAAGTGCGGCTGGTGCAGTTCGCCAGCGAGAACGCCCGCGCCGGGCTCGAGGTGGAGCTGGCGCGGCTGGAGAAGCGCGGCGACCACCCGGCGCTCGCCAGCCTGCAGCGGGCCCTGGGGCTCGCCCGCCGGCCCTGGCGGATCGAAGGCTACGACGTCTCCAACCTCTTCGGAACCGCGGTGGTGGCGGCGATCGCGGTCTTCGAAGGCGGCCGGCCCAAGAAGAGCCAGTACCGGCGGATGCGCATCCGCGGCCTGGCGGGCAAGCCGGACGACTACAAGGCCATGGAGGAGGCCGTCTACCGCCGCTTCACCGGCAGCCTCCAGACCAAGATGGAAAGCCCCGACCTGCTGCTCATCGACGGCGGCTTGGGTCAGGTGCGCGCCGCCCAGAAGGCGCTCGAGCGCGCCGGCGTCAGCCTGCCGCTGGTGGGGCTGGCCAAGCGCGAGGAGGTGCTGGTGCTGCCCAGCGGCGAGCGGGTGATGCGGCCGCTCGACGACCCGGGGCTGCGTCTGCTGATCCACCTGCGCGACGAGACCCACCGTTTCGGCCTCGCCTACAACCGCCAGCTGCGGGGAAAGAAAACGCTGAAGAGCGTCTTCGACGACATTCCCGGCATCGGCCCGGCGCGCAAGAAGGTGCTGCTCGAACGCTTCTCCACCCTGGAAGAGCTGCGGGCCACCCCCCCGGAGCGGCTCGCTGAACTTCCGGGCATGAACCGCCGCGCCGCGGAGGCGGTGCTGCGCCACCTGAACGAGGCCGCCGCCCGCTCCTAG
- the gltX gene encoding glutamate--tRNA ligase, producing MVKTRIAPSPTGYPHVGTAYIGIFSYVWARKNGGKFIVRIEDTDQNRYVEGAEEGILRALKWLGLDYDEGPDVGGPNGPYRQSERLELYRRYAQQLLDEGLAYRAFETPEELAAIREELQRKGLGYGYDGRARKIPREEAEARATAGEPHVIRLKTPETGVTVVHDVLRGNIEFDNREIPDVVLLKSDGFPTYHLAVVVDDHLMEVTDVIRGEDWLVSTPIQKLLYQAFGWDEPKWYHLPLLRAPGGAKLSKRTGHTSIDYYREAGYLPEALRNYLSTMGFSMPDGREIFTMEEMIEAFSWDRVSLGGPVFDEEKLRWMNGKYIREVLSLEEVCERLKPFLEAAGLSWESDAYLCQVVEAMRPRFETLAEFVEKARYFFTEDYPFEPKAEKELKKGLEILRELKEVLAGLSDFAPERTEPALVGYAEAKELKLRKVMQPLRAAITGTLATPGMYELLEILGKERVLARIERALAHAEEREGNA from the coding sequence ATGGTCAAGACCCGCATCGCCCCCAGCCCCACCGGTTACCCGCACGTCGGCACCGCCTACATCGGCATCTTCAGCTACGTCTGGGCCCGCAAGAACGGCGGGAAGTTCATCGTGCGCATCGAAGACACCGACCAGAACCGCTACGTCGAGGGGGCCGAGGAGGGCATCTTGCGCGCCCTCAAATGGCTGGGTCTCGACTACGACGAGGGGCCCGACGTGGGCGGACCCAACGGCCCCTACCGCCAGTCGGAGCGGCTCGAGCTCTACCGCCGCTACGCCCAGCAGCTGCTCGACGAGGGGCTGGCCTACCGCGCCTTCGAGACCCCGGAGGAGCTGGCCGCCATCCGCGAGGAGCTGCAAAGGAAGGGCCTGGGCTACGGCTACGACGGCCGCGCCCGCAAGATTCCGCGCGAGGAGGCCGAGGCCCGCGCCACCGCCGGCGAACCCCACGTGATCCGGCTGAAGACGCCGGAGACCGGCGTGACCGTGGTCCACGACGTGCTGCGGGGGAACATCGAGTTCGACAACCGGGAGATCCCCGACGTGGTTCTGCTCAAGTCGGACGGCTTCCCCACCTACCACCTGGCGGTGGTGGTGGACGACCACCTGATGGAGGTCACCGACGTGATCCGCGGCGAGGACTGGCTGGTGAGCACGCCCATCCAGAAGCTGCTCTACCAGGCCTTCGGCTGGGACGAGCCCAAGTGGTACCACCTGCCGCTCTTGCGTGCGCCCGGCGGCGCCAAGCTCTCCAAGCGCACCGGCCACACCAGCATCGACTACTACCGCGAGGCCGGCTACCTGCCCGAGGCCCTGCGCAACTACCTCTCGACGATGGGCTTTTCCATGCCCGACGGGCGCGAGATCTTCACCATGGAGGAGATGATCGAAGCCTTCAGCTGGGACCGCGTCAGCCTGGGTGGGCCCGTCTTCGACGAGGAGAAGCTGCGCTGGATGAACGGCAAGTACATCCGCGAGGTGCTGAGCCTCGAGGAGGTCTGCGAGCGGCTGAAGCCCTTCCTGGAGGCCGCCGGCCTTTCCTGGGAGAGCGACGCCTACCTGTGCCAGGTGGTAGAGGCGATGCGCCCCCGCTTCGAGACGCTGGCCGAGTTCGTGGAGAAGGCGCGCTACTTCTTCACCGAGGACTACCCCTTCGAACCCAAAGCCGAAAAGGAGCTCAAAAAGGGGCTCGAGATTTTGCGCGAGCTGAAGGAGGTGCTCGCGGGGCTTTCCGACTTCGCCCCCGAGCGCACCGAGCCGGCGCTCGTGGGCTACGCCGAAGCGAAGGAGCTGAAGCTGCGCAAGGTGATGCAGCCCTTGCGGGCGGCGATCACCGGCACCCTGGCCACGCCGGGGATGTACGAGCTTTTGGAGATTCTGGGCAAGGAGCGCGTCCTGGCGCGGATCGAGCGTGCCCTGGCGCACGCCGAGGAGCGGGAAGGTAACGCATGA
- the ftsY gene encoding signal recognition particle-docking protein FtsY, whose translation MSWFDRLKQGLKKTSQTLTKAVPWGGDPEEVLEELEFALIAADVGLEATQEILKEVRESGKRDLREAVKQALVLQLEPDARRAKLRKLGFKPDAKKSTVEPKGHVVLMVGVNGVGKTTTIAKLGRYYKERGKSVLFAAGDTFRAAGGAQLELWGERTGIPVISAPEGSDPAALAFDAAKARAARGMDLLFVDTAGRLHTKHNLMEELKKVKRSIAKADPGEPGEVWLVLDATTGQNGLEQAKKFDEAVGLTGVIVTKLDGTAKGGVLVPIVRELGVPIRFIGVGESAEDLQPFDAGEYVEALLSA comes from the coding sequence ATGAGCTGGTTCGACCGACTGAAGCAGGGGCTCAAGAAGACGAGCCAGACGCTCACCAAGGCGGTCCCCTGGGGCGGCGACCCGGAGGAGGTGCTCGAGGAGCTCGAGTTCGCCCTCATCGCCGCCGACGTGGGGCTCGAGGCCACCCAGGAAATCCTGAAGGAGGTGCGCGAGAGCGGCAAGCGCGACCTGCGCGAAGCGGTCAAGCAGGCGCTGGTGCTGCAGCTCGAGCCCGACGCCCGCCGCGCCAAGCTGCGCAAGCTGGGCTTCAAGCCCGACGCCAAGAAGAGCACCGTCGAGCCGAAGGGGCACGTCGTCCTGATGGTCGGCGTCAACGGCGTGGGCAAGACCACCACCATCGCCAAGCTGGGGCGGTACTACAAGGAGCGGGGCAAGAGCGTCCTCTTCGCCGCCGGCGACACCTTCCGGGCCGCCGGCGGGGCCCAGCTCGAGCTCTGGGGCGAGCGCACCGGCATCCCGGTGATCAGCGCCCCCGAGGGCTCCGACCCGGCCGCCCTGGCCTTCGACGCCGCCAAGGCCCGCGCCGCCCGCGGGATGGACCTGCTCTTCGTGGACACCGCCGGCCGCCTCCACACCAAGCACAACCTGATGGAAGAACTCAAGAAGGTGAAGCGCTCCATCGCTAAGGCCGATCCGGGCGAGCCGGGCGAGGTCTGGCTGGTGCTCGACGCCACCACCGGGCAGAACGGCCTGGAGCAGGCCAAGAAGTTCGACGAGGCGGTCGGGCTCACCGGCGTGATCGTCACCAAGCTCGACGGCACCGCCAAGGGCGGGGTGCTCGTGCCCATCGTGCGCGAGCTGGGGGTGCCCATCAGGTTCATCGGCGTGGGCGAGAGCGCCGAGGACCTGCAACCCTTTGACGCCGGCGAGTACGTGGAGGCGCTGCTGAGCGCGTAG
- a CDS encoding NADH-quinone oxidoreductase subunit 15 has protein sequence MSHAIYDAWVQLMGWLEEYAAEHDLVFDREADFPEFIYRMHKPWELPTRTMTVSLSRANDEPFFVASVSQPSDEQKHVSLRSPGAHLHWHAHEHGGGLELSGGIKLDKTKLFALLDQARRDWMTAV, from the coding sequence ATGAGCCACGCGATCTACGACGCCTGGGTCCAGCTGATGGGCTGGCTCGAAGAGTACGCAGCGGAGCACGACCTCGTCTTCGACCGCGAGGCCGACTTCCCCGAGTTCATCTACCGCATGCACAAGCCCTGGGAGCTGCCCACGCGGACGATGACGGTCTCGCTCTCGCGCGCGAACGACGAGCCCTTCTTCGTCGCCTCGGTTTCCCAGCCGTCCGACGAGCAGAAGCACGTCAGCCTGCGTTCGCCGGGGGCCCACCTGCACTGGCACGCGCACGAGCACGGGGGCGGGCTCGAGCTCTCCGGCGGCATCAAGCTCGACAAGACGAAACTCTTCGCGCTGCTGGACCAGGCGCGGCGCGACTGGATGACCGCGGTTTAG
- a CDS encoding carbohydrate ABC transporter permease has product MRRKPFPWHITVFLAPAVVVYTVFMIYPMLASLKFSLYQTAEGGRQVFVGLGNYVRLLTDPIWNEPFWNAFWNNVVFFVIHMLLQNPIGLFLAVLLAANIRGAWIYRTIIFTPTILSVVLIGFAWKLILSPTWGIWFPLLDRLGLGDNEVAIALLGNESSALITLSLISVWQNIGIPMMLFLAALIRIPHELIEAAQVDGAGSWRIFWRIQFPLIVPTVGIVAILTFIGNFNAFDLIYATQGALAGPDFSTDIMGTFFFRTFFGFQLRPGDPNMGATVAGMMLLIILAGVLLYLYGWQRRMEEVQF; this is encoded by the coding sequence ATGAGGCGAAAACCGTTTCCCTGGCACATCACCGTCTTTCTCGCCCCGGCGGTCGTCGTCTACACCGTCTTCATGATCTACCCCATGCTGGCGTCGCTGAAGTTTTCGCTCTACCAAACCGCAGAAGGGGGTCGGCAGGTCTTCGTGGGCCTGGGCAACTACGTGCGCCTGCTCACCGACCCCATTTGGAACGAACCCTTTTGGAACGCGTTTTGGAACAACGTCGTCTTCTTCGTCATCCACATGCTGCTGCAAAACCCGATCGGCCTCTTCCTGGCCGTGCTGCTGGCCGCGAACATCCGCGGGGCCTGGATCTACCGCACCATCATCTTCACCCCCACCATCCTCTCGGTGGTGCTGATCGGCTTTGCCTGGAAGCTGATCCTCAGCCCCACCTGGGGCATCTGGTTTCCGCTGCTCGACCGGCTGGGCCTCGGGGACAACGAAGTCGCCATCGCCCTCCTGGGCAACGAGTCCTCGGCGCTGATCACGCTCTCGCTCATCTCGGTCTGGCAGAACATCGGCATTCCCATGATGCTCTTCCTGGCCGCGCTCATCCGCATCCCCCACGAGCTCATCGAGGCCGCCCAGGTGGACGGCGCCGGCAGCTGGCGCATCTTCTGGCGCATCCAGTTCCCCCTGATCGTGCCCACGGTGGGCATCGTCGCCATCCTCACCTTCATCGGCAACTTCAACGCCTTCGACCTGATCTACGCCACCCAGGGGGCGCTCGCGGGCCCCGACTTCTCCACCGACATCATGGGCACCTTCTTCTTCCGAACCTTCTTCGGCTTCCAGTTGCGCCCGGGCGACCCCAACATGGGGGCGACGGTCGCGGGGATGATGCTGCTCATCATCCTGGCCGGCGTGCTCCTCTACCTCTACGGCTGGCAGCGGCGCATGGAGGAGGTGCAGTTCTGA
- a CDS encoding Gfo/Idh/MocA family protein, with amino-acid sequence MKIGIVGVGTMGRVHADAYRRIGAELVGAYDPNPEKLAEFVSRFTVDPFRSYDELLLRVDLVDVTAPTFAHEELTVRALEAGKDVILEKPLALDAASGRRILEAARKSGRRLFVAMVVRFFPQYRRAAELAKSGQLGRVGVVRLKRVLFPPGPGWYRDPEKSGGMPVDLMIHDLDYVRWLLGDPVRVFARRSPPVEGEVLEHVQAVLGYADGRMAIVEGGWAYPAGYFRTALDLAGDRGLVEWSSDQSPPLGTLFPADEPAPEVGLPMAGLEEDPYELELRHALEALGRGKPFDVTPEDALAALELALAVRASADSGRVVEVA; translated from the coding sequence GTGAAGATTGGCATCGTGGGCGTGGGAACCATGGGGCGGGTGCACGCGGACGCCTACCGGCGCATCGGCGCGGAGCTGGTGGGCGCGTACGACCCGAACCCCGAGAAGTTGGCCGAATTCGTGTCCCGGTTCACCGTGGACCCGTTTCGAAGTTACGATGAGCTCCTCCTGCGCGTGGACCTGGTGGACGTGACCGCGCCGACGTTCGCGCACGAGGAGCTGACCGTACGGGCGCTGGAGGCGGGCAAGGACGTGATCCTGGAAAAACCGCTGGCGCTCGACGCGGCGTCGGGGAGGCGGATCCTGGAGGCGGCGCGCAAGAGCGGCCGTCGGCTCTTCGTCGCCATGGTGGTGCGCTTCTTTCCGCAGTACCGCCGCGCCGCAGAGCTGGCGAAGAGCGGCCAGCTGGGCCGCGTCGGGGTGGTGCGGCTGAAGCGGGTGCTCTTTCCGCCGGGGCCCGGCTGGTACCGGGATCCCGAAAAATCGGGGGGCATGCCGGTGGACCTGATGATTCACGACCTCGACTACGTTCGCTGGCTGCTCGGTGACCCGGTGCGCGTCTTCGCCCGCCGCAGTCCGCCTGTGGAGGGGGAGGTCCTCGAGCACGTCCAGGCCGTGCTGGGCTACGCGGACGGCCGCATGGCCATCGTGGAGGGGGGCTGGGCCTACCCCGCGGGGTACTTCCGCACCGCCCTCGACCTGGCGGGGGATCGCGGCCTGGTGGAGTGGAGTTCGGACCAGTCGCCGCCGCTCGGCACCCTGTTCCCCGCGGACGAGCCGGCGCCTGAGGTGGGGCTGCCGATGGCGGGACTCGAGGAGGATCCCTACGAACTCGAGCTGCGGCACGCGCTCGAAGCCCTCGGGCGCGGCAAACCCTTCGACGTGACTCCGGAGGACGCGCTGGCGGCGCTCGAGCTGGCGCTCGCGGTGCGCGCGAGCGCGGACAGCGGGCGCGTGGTGGAGGTGGCCTGA
- a CDS encoding disulfide oxidoreductase yields the protein MSTRDRNTLLLAFAWLVAIAATAGSLYYSQIRHFIPCELCWYQRIFMYPLVLILGIATFYGDARIRRYALPMALVGGSISVLHYAEQKIPGFAPTSCAATPIPCNIEYVNYFGFVTIAFMALTAFVLIALALAAVREERP from the coding sequence ATGAGCACGCGCGACCGCAACACGCTGCTGCTGGCCTTCGCCTGGTTGGTGGCCATCGCCGCCACCGCCGGAAGCCTGTACTACTCGCAGATCCGCCACTTCATCCCCTGCGAGCTCTGCTGGTACCAGCGCATCTTCATGTACCCGCTGGTGCTCATCCTGGGCATCGCCACCTTCTACGGCGACGCCCGCATCCGCCGCTACGCCCTGCCGATGGCGCTGGTGGGCGGTTCGATCAGCGTGCTCCACTACGCCGAGCAGAAGATCCCCGGCTTCGCCCCCACCAGCTGCGCCGCCACGCCGATCCCCTGCAACATCGAGTACGTCAACTACTTTGGTTTCGTCACCATCGCCTTCATGGCCCTCACGGCTTTCGTGCTCATCGCACTGGCACTCGCCGCCGTAAGGGAAGAGCGCCCCTGA
- a CDS encoding Gfo/Idh/MocA family protein, translated as MRIGILSFAHLHAEGYVQNLRRISGVEVIGFSDTDPERGRRFSQAYGLRWFWTHEDLLAEHPDAVIVTSENARHRELVELAVRSGAHVLCEKPIATRTEDALAMKAAVEAAGVTFMTAFPMRFSPAVQAARAMVGEGALGRILAVVGVNHSENPKRHRAWFAEKALAGGGATIDHTVHLADLYRWIFGVEVAEVVAEVSNPFDPEVDVDTAGLLLLKLENGVPASIDASWSRPASYPRWGHLKMEIVGEKGTVVLDAFAGHLHVWRRGQERAYEWLGYHPDPNQGMLEAFVSSVRNGTRPPVTWRDGYEALRVVLAAYRSAERHAPVAPADL; from the coding sequence ATGCGGATCGGTATCCTGAGTTTTGCGCACCTGCACGCCGAGGGGTACGTGCAAAACCTGCGGCGCATCTCGGGGGTGGAGGTGATCGGTTTCTCCGATACCGACCCCGAGCGCGGCCGCCGCTTCAGCCAGGCCTACGGTCTGCGCTGGTTCTGGACCCACGAGGACCTGCTCGCCGAGCACCCCGACGCGGTGATCGTGACCTCGGAGAACGCGCGCCACCGCGAGCTCGTAGAGCTCGCGGTCCGGTCGGGGGCGCACGTGCTCTGCGAGAAGCCCATCGCCACCCGCACCGAAGACGCCTTGGCGATGAAGGCGGCGGTGGAGGCGGCCGGGGTGACCTTCATGACCGCTTTCCCCATGCGCTTCTCGCCGGCCGTCCAGGCCGCGCGGGCGATGGTGGGGGAGGGGGCGCTCGGCCGGATCCTGGCCGTCGTGGGCGTCAACCATAGCGAAAACCCCAAGCGTCACCGCGCCTGGTTCGCCGAGAAGGCGCTGGCCGGGGGCGGGGCGACGATCGACCACACCGTCCACCTGGCCGACCTCTACCGCTGGATCTTCGGCGTCGAGGTGGCCGAGGTGGTGGCCGAGGTCTCCAACCCCTTCGACCCCGAGGTGGACGTGGACACCGCCGGGCTGCTGTTGCTCAAGCTGGAAAACGGCGTGCCGGCGAGCATCGACGCAAGCTGGAGCCGCCCGGCGAGTTACCCGCGTTGGGGCCACCTCAAGATGGAGATCGTCGGTGAGAAGGGCACGGTCGTGCTCGACGCCTTCGCGGGCCACCTGCACGTCTGGCGCCGGGGTCAGGAGCGGGCCTACGAATGGCTGGGCTACCACCCCGACCCCAACCAGGGCATGCTCGAGGCCTTCGTGAGCAGCGTCCGCAACGGAACGCGGCCTCCGGTGACCTGGCGCGACGGTTACGAGGCCCTGCGGGTGGTCCTGGCGGCCTACCGTTCCGCGGAGCGGCACGCCCCGGTCGCGCCCGCCGATCTTTAG
- a CDS encoding carbohydrate ABC transporter permease, with amino-acid sequence MTGTRYRWLRFFKVGGIHATLLAYSALVLFPILLVFMNSFKDQMAIFGEPLKPPTPATFSVDGYKTLFEIANFQHYFLNSLIVTVISLLLIVFLGAMAGWALAEYTFKLNTFMAIYLALGIMVPIRLGTVGILRLMADWNLVNTLAALIFVYTAMGLPLSVFILSRFFAQLPPDFKDAARIDGASEYRIFTLVLPLVRPALGTVAAISMIPVWNDLWFPLILAPSEETKTIVLGAQVFLGQFLNDWQAVLAALSLAMIPAVLLYMLFSKQLIRGLTAGAVK; translated from the coding sequence ATGACCGGCACCCGCTACCGCTGGCTCCGCTTCTTCAAGGTGGGCGGCATCCACGCCACCCTGCTCGCCTACAGCGCGCTCGTGCTCTTCCCGATCCTGCTCGTCTTCATGAACTCGTTCAAGGACCAGATGGCCATCTTCGGCGAGCCGCTCAAGCCCCCCACCCCCGCGACCTTCTCGGTGGACGGCTACAAGACCCTGTTCGAGATCGCCAACTTCCAGCACTACTTCCTCAACAGCCTGATCGTCACCGTGATCTCGCTGCTGCTCATCGTCTTCCTGGGCGCGATGGCGGGTTGGGCCCTGGCCGAGTACACCTTCAAGCTCAACACCTTCATGGCCATCTACCTGGCGCTGGGCATCATGGTGCCGATCCGGCTGGGTACGGTGGGCATCTTGCGGCTCATGGCCGACTGGAACCTGGTCAACACCCTGGCGGCGCTGATCTTCGTCTATACCGCGATGGGGCTGCCGCTCTCGGTCTTCATCCTCAGCCGCTTCTTCGCGCAGCTGCCGCCCGACTTCAAGGACGCCGCCCGCATCGACGGGGCCAGCGAGTACCGCATCTTCACGCTGGTGCTGCCGCTGGTGCGGCCGGCGCTGGGCACGGTGGCGGCGATCAGCATGATCCCGGTCTGGAACGACCTGTGGTTCCCGCTCATCCTGGCGCCGTCGGAAGAGACCAAGACGATCGTGCTGGGGGCGCAGGTCTTCCTGGGTCAGTTCCTCAACGACTGGCAGGCGGTGCTGGCGGCGCTCAGCCTGGCCATGATCCCGGCGGTGCTCCTGTACATGCTCTTTTCCAAGCAGCTCATCCGCGGGCTGACCGCGGGTGCCGTGAAGTAA